A single genomic interval of Aedes aegypti strain LVP_AGWG chromosome 1, AaegL5.0 Primary Assembly, whole genome shotgun sequence harbors:
- the LOC5564602 gene encoding uncharacterized protein LOC5564602 has product MSSRRSRFSLSLVRRSVSPMSPIGDRTRSSISELDITTSSGCSTPLNTRKRSSSTKGDSPLFNDNDQSPIPMSQDASNVVTGVSWAWNSPKRTVAPSRRLRPKPLADRTIISNKDPDFSRSNRKKITRKLTGFYRFQSELKLLQERDRSLEAQRTPSTSSIQVVPPTSPPPSPDKDNAFVMRHHRVLRTNTPTTKKTFFKHNPTSVASDSFNDSELDNLLLQASQAVERQSSVSNALFNQPVTSTAATEKRSEKRRSFFKSRTTDNFDGNSDDSLADTELESLLAQLNPETGKSSKPAGEITQNNKATVESRKSKTKGLLTRHKSMPESPSRKVVESSSRINKMKNAKDKSLQSPVTISSASSGSITLVPTQSEVLLVSSPHSSSTKSNSSSSKLQPTRVCSKEEIEQKRQEALKRQACRLKRLMQGNHSQGNEKFFKSMK; this is encoded by the exons TATCTCCCATGTCTCCTATCGGCGACCGCACACGTTCGTCGATTAGTGAGCTAGATATTACAACAAGTTCAGGATGCAGTACTCCATTGAATACACGCAAACGTAGTAGTTCAACTAAAGGCGATTCCCCTTTGTTCAACGACAATGATCAATCTCCAATTCCAATGTCCCAAGACGCCAGCAACGTAGTGACTGGTGTTTCTTGGGCTTGGAACAGTCCTAAGCGCACTGTGGCTCCCAGTCGAAGATTACGACCCAAGCCATTGGCCGATAGGACGATAATTTCGAATAAGGATCCGGATTTTTCCCGTTCTAACCGAAAGAAGATCACCAGGAAACTTACAGgattttatcgatttcaatCTGAACTAAAACTTCTACAAGAACGTGATAGATCCCTCGAAGCACAGAGAACTCCAAGTACCTCATCTATTCAAGTTGTACCACCTACGTCACCTCCACCTTCTCCGGACAAAGACAATGCGTTTGTGATGCGTCATCACCGAGTCCTGCGAACGAATACTCCAACAACgaagaaaacatttttcaaacacaATCCTACTTCAGTTGCATCTGATTCATTTAACGATTCTGAATTAGACAATTTGCTGCTGCAGGCAAGCCAGGCAGTAGAAAGGCAATCAAGCGTATCGAATGCATTGTTTAACCAACCAGTAACATCAACAGCAGCAACGGAGAAACGTTCTGAAAAACGACGAAGTTTTTTCAAGAGCAGAACAACGGATAATTTTGATGGTAATAGCGATGACTCACTTGCAGACACGGAGCTAGAATCGTTACTTGCTCAGTTGAACCCAGAGACTGGCAAATCTTCAAAACCCGCCGGAGAGATTACACAGAACAATAAGGCCACGGTAGAGTCGCGGAAGTCTAAAACAAAGGGATTGTTGACTCGCCATAAATCCATGCCGGAGTCCCCGAGCCGCAAGGTAGTCGAGTCATCAAGTCGAATCAATAAGATGAAAAATGCCAAGGACAAATCTCTCCAAAGTCCCGTGACAATATCCAGTGCATCGAGTG gaTCTATAACTCTTGTTCCTACACAATCAGAAGTATTACTCGTTTCTTCTCCTCACAGTTCTTCGACGAAAT CCAACTCATCAAGTTCCAAACTGCAACCAACACGAGTTTGTTCCAAGGAAGAAATAGAACAAAAACGTCAGGAGGCACTCAAACGACAAGCTTGTCGCTTGAAACGTCTCATGCAAGGAAATCATTCCCAGGGCAATGAAAAATTCTTTAAATCGATGAAGTAA